DNA sequence from the Candidatus Kaistella beijingensis genome:
TGGATTACATCAAAATCTTGCTTGAAAAACCTACCCAAATGCTTCCAATATTATGTTTGGTAAGCAAAGAGCGTTCTACGGGAAAATCCACTTTTATCAAATGGCTCAAATCCATTTTCGGGTTGAATATGACTTACATTAAAGGAGATTCCTTTAACAGTCAATTTAATTCAGATTGGGCCTCAATGCTCATTGTAGCTATTGATGAGGTATTTTTCGACAAAAAAGAGATTACTGAGCGCCTTAAGTACCTTTCCACAACAGATAAAGATAAGAAAGAAGCGAAAGGAAAAGATCGTGAGGAAGTTGAATTTTTTGGAAAATTCATTCTTTGTTCCAACAATGAAGACAATTTTATTCAGATTGATGAAGAAGAAATTCGGTTCTGGATTATCAAAGTTAAATCTATAAAAACAGAGAATACTGAATTCCTTCAAAACCTAATTAAAGAAATTCCCTATTTCCTTCGCTATCTGATTCAAAGATCGTTCTGTAGCCAGAAACAAACCCGAATGTGGTTTACTGATTCTGAGATAAGAACAAAGGCGTTACAAAAATTGGTTTGGAAAAACAATAACAAACTTGAATCAAAAATTATTGAGCTCTTGTATGAGTTTTTTGAGAGTACCGAAGAAAATGAAATCCAAGTCATTCCGCAGGATATTTTCAATATGCTCGGAAGAATGTTCAGAAACCATTATTGGACTGTAAACGACATCCGAAAGCTTCTAAAAGAAACATGGAAACTTGAACCACAAAATAATTCTTTGGCATACATCAAATACGACATTGATTATTCAGGAAGTTTTTATCAAAATAATAAAACTGGACGCTATTTCACTATTAAAAAAGATTTCATTCTTCAAAAATTTGATGAAATGATGAATTAATTGATAATGAAAACAAAATCAATGGTTTATATCTCATCAAAACTCTCATCAAAATATAAAAACTTGATTTTTGATGAGAAACTGATGAGCAAAAAATTTGAAGTTTGATGAGATGATGAGTCTTTGATGAGAATGTAATCTTTTAAAATACAGCAACATATACGGCTGTCTCATCAATTCATCAAAATATTTGCGAAAATTAAACCCTAACATTTTTCATCTATGAACTGCAAACAATTCAACTCTGTAAAGTTGGAAGAAATCCTTGTTTCACTCGGACACCATCCAACAAAACAAAATGAAAAAGAAGCTTGGTTTCTCAATCCTTTTTACACAGAAACACAAGCCTCTTTTAAAATTAATAAAAATCTGAATTATTGGTATTTACACTCCGAAGGAATTGGCGGAAACAATGTCGATTTTATGAAAAAATATCTAAACGAATCAGTAAAAGAAGTTTTAGAATGGGCAGAAAAGCAAAATTTTTCTTCTTTTCAACAGCAGAATGTTATTCATTCAATAAATTCAAAACCAAATTATCAAATCACCGAAATCAAAAAACTCCAAAACGAACATCTTAAAAGCTATCTTCATCAAAGAGGACTTTCAAAAGTAGTATATCCGTTAGTTAAAGAAATTCATTTTACCATTGGAGAAAAGAAACTCTACGCTATAGGTTTTGAAAATTTTTCTGGAGGTTGGGAACTTAGAAATTCATTTTACAAAGGTTCATTACAGAAGAAAGATATTTCAATTGTAAATCTCAATAATGAAAATCAAAATGAAACAGGGAAAAGAATTGTCGTTTTTGAAGGATTTATGGATGCTTTGTCTTTTGTGGAGATGAAACCATTCTTCATTGGCGATTTGTTGGTAATGAATTCTATTTCATTGTTGAATAGAACCAAAGAACATTTAAAAATTTATTCCGAAATCCATTTGTTTTTAGACAATGATAAAGCAGGCGAAACTTGTAAAAATGAAATTCTGAAATCATTTCCCGAAGCCAAAAATCATTCTGAAATTTATGCTCTTCATAAAGATTTGAACGACTATTTACAATTCAAAAACAACACTGAAATCGAAAAAAAACAGCAGATAGACTTGAAATCAAAACAAGAACAAGAAGAAAGTGAAATATATCAAACTTACAAAAGAAAACGCTGATACTGCGTGCGGTTATTTTTCACCAACTATCGGCAAAAGTTAGGAGCTCATTCGCAACTTTGAAGGTCGATTCTCTCCCAACAAAGTTTCTTCTTCGCTCTGCGAGGCTTTAACCTGTATAAAATAGATACAGGTTATTAGGTAACATGAGTAAAAAAGACACAGGTTACATCATTATCAAATTTAATAAAAATGAAGACATCAATCAATTTCAAAGCGTCAAAATCTGATTCCGAAATTCATAATTTTAGAAAAAAATCATTTGATTATATCCGCAAAGATTTAACTCCTAAAAATGAATATTGGATGGAACAAAAAATTGCAGACCGACTGTTAAAAATAGAAGCCTACTGTAAAGAAAAATCAGGCAGAAAATTACAAAAAAATGCAATGCCAATTCGGGAAGCTGTGGTTGTGATTAAAGAAAATAACACAATGCAGGATTTGCACAACCTTTCAAAAAGATTGGAAGAAGAACTTAAAATCCGAATTTTTCAGATTGCCATTCACAAAGATGAAGGACATTATGATAAAGACACCAAAGAATGGAAATCTAATTACCACGCTCATTTGGTGGCAGATTGGCAGGATTTGGATACAGGCAAAACGCTGAAACATCAATCTTTTCATTATTCCAAAATGCAGGATTTAGCGGCGGAATGTTTGGAAATGGAAAGAGGTATTTCAGGTTCGTTAGCAAGATTAGAAGCAGTTGAATTTAAAATCAGAAAAAAAGAAGAAGATTTGAAAATTTTGGAAGAACGATACAGCCAAATGCATCAAGAGATGGAATCTAAAAAATCTGAAGATTTAATTGTAAAAGAATCCGATTTTCTCGGTTTTCAGAAAATAAAAACAGACAAAACCATTGAAAACTACAAAAAGGCAATCAAAACAAATAACATTCAACTTCTCAAAAATAAAACAGAACTGGAATTCAAAGAGAAACAAATTGCAGAACTCAATACCAAAATTGAAAGTCTAAAAAAAGAAGTTTCCTTTTTCAAAAGCAAAAACTCTGCGCTCTTAACCAGTGAAACTGTTTTTGCTGTTGAAAAGAAAAAATATTTGGAATCGATTGAGAATACGCTTAAAAAAAACATTTTGCAAGAAAGTATAAAAATTCCGAATATTCACACGTTTTCTAAAGACGAAATACAAGACAAGTTGATAGAAATTGTGGAGAAATGTGCGAAAGAAAATCAAATCCCAGATTCGGCTTTGGAAGAGGTTTTTAAGGATGCTCAACGCAACAAAATACTATATTCTCTACTGAGTAAAAACATCATCGAAAAGCAAACTCAAAAACTTGAAAATGAAAAGAAAAACCAAGAGAAACAGAACTTTGGAAGTAGGAGATAGAATAAATATTGTACAATCAATTGAAATAAAACTTCAGCAAAATTATTTCTAAATTTGTAAAACATAGAATTAAGCATGGATTCAAAATTTTTAGACATTCTTCATCTCATACAACAATCCCAAAACAATGCGGTAAAAGCTGTTAATATTGAATTAATCAATCTATATTGCTATTGATATTCAGCTTCTAATTTCCTTCAAAATTGATTAATAAATTTGTACTATGAAGATTCTCATTATTGAAGACGAAAAAGAATTGGCTAAAAGCATTGCCGAATATCTTTCTACAGAAAATTATTTGTGCGAAAAGGCTGCGACATTTCACGAAGCGATGTATAAAATCGAAATTTTTAATTACGATTGCATTTTGTTGGACATTACTTTGCCAGACGGTAATGGTCTTAAAATTTTAGAAGAACTCAAAAAACAACAAAAACAGGATGGTGTTATTATCATTTCTGCCAAAAATTCTTTAGAAGATAAAATAAAAGGTTTGCAAATTGGTGCGGATGATTACCTCACAAAACCCTTCCATTTATCAGAATTGGCAGCCCGAGTGTACTCTATCATCAGAAGAAAGCAATTTGACAATACCAATATCATTCAGCAAAATGAACTAACGATTGACCTATTAGCAAAAACAGCTTCAGCAAACAATAAGCCTATTATTCTCACAAAAAAGGAATTTGATTTATTGCTTTATTTTATTGGAAATAAAAATCGTGTGCTTTCAAAAAGTACTTTAGCAGAACATCTTTCAGGGGATTTTGCGGATATGTTGGATAACCACGATTTTGTATATGCCCACGTAAAAAATCTAAAAAAGAAACTGTCCGAAGCAGGGTGCGAAACTTACTTGAAAACAGTTTACGGAACAGGCTATAAATGGGAGGTTGTTTAAAATATGTTTTATGAAGCCTTTACTAAATAAAACCATAAAGCCGTTTCTTATTTATGTACTTATCATTTTTATGGTAAGTGTTCCGGTTTATTATTTTGTGATTGATAATATTTGGAAAAGTGAATTAGACGAACATAATAAAATGGCTGCCTTTGCCGTACAATATAATTTTAACCGCTTAAAATTATCTGATGTTGAGCTTGAAAAGAACATTGAACTATGGAATCAAGTTCAACCCAACTCAAAATTGCAAAAAGTTGGTTCAGACGATGATTTGAAAAATAGAATATATACCGAAACCAATAAAAATATTTTTATCCAATCCCAAGAACCTGACCGTTTCCGCATCCTTTCAACAGTTGTTTACATTAACAAAAAGCCGTACCGTCTTACCACACAAACCAATATCGAAGAATCGGGTGAAACCATTGGTGTTATTATCATTATGACGGTTTTTTTCTTTATTTTAATCGTTGTTGGATTGTTGTTATTGACCAAAAAATTATCCAACTCTATTTGGAAACCATTTCAAAATACTTTAGCTCAATTAAAGAAATTTAACCTCACAAAGCAGACTGAATTAATATTTGAACCAACCGATACTTTAGAGTTTACAGAACTAAATGATTCACTTCAAAAACTGATTGCTCAAAACGTTAATGTATTCAAATCTCAAAAAGAGTTTACAGAAAATGCCTCACACGAATTGCAAACACCTTTAGCGATTCTAAAAAACAAATTGGATATTCTATTGCAAAGCGAAGGATTAACGGAAAAGCAATATCATATTGCAGAAGAAATGCATACTGCCCTCAACAGAAGTTCCAGAATTAATAAAAATCTTTTACTTTTAACAAAAATTGAAAGCCATCAATTTGATGATACCGAAATTATTAATCTAACAGAATTAATGAATCAAAGTATCTTGATATTTGAAGAATATTTTGAGAAAAAAGAAATGAAAATTGACACTCAAATTGACCAAAATATTACAATAAAAGGCAATAATGGTTTAGTAGAAGTTTTGATTAATAATTTACTTTTAAACGCCATTCGTTATACTGAATCAAAAGGAAATATTAATATCGAGCTTTCCAAAAATTCATTACAAATATCCAATTCAGGTCATAAATCTTTAAACTCTGATTTGGTTTTCAAACGTTTTATCCAGCTTTCACAGGAGAAAAGCGGAAGTGGTTTAGGTTTGTCAATCGTTGAAAAAATTACTCAATTCCATCACTGGAATATTTCATATCAATTTGAAAATAATCGCCATATTTTTTCTATAGCATTCTAAAAATTCAAAAAGTTTTCAAAGTTCAGTTGCACTTTTGTCCGTGAAATGTAAAAAAATTTTGCATTTCATTTAAACAAAGGATTATGCAAAGAATCGTATTCATACTTTGGCTAATGCTTATAAATAGTAGTGTTTTCAGCCAAAACACGCTTCAAGATTATCAGCAAATTGCGGAGCAAAACAGTCCGCTTCTCAAAACTTCCCAAAACAATATCAAAATTGCAGCTTTAGACAGTTTGATGCTGAAAGCAAATTATGGTTTCAATGTTAATGTTTTGGGCGATGCTTCGTACACACCTGTTATTAAAGGATGGGGTTATGATAATGCAATTAGAAATGGGCAAAGTCTTTCGGGGATTGTGCAGGTTACAAAAGATATTATCGGAAAAGACAATCTTAAAACCCGTACTCAGATTTATTCCATCGCAATTGAGCAATTGAAAAATCAAAGAAAATTGGATGCCTTAACGCTGAAAAGATTAATAACAGAACAGTATTTATTTGCATACAGCAATCAAAAGGAATATGAAGTCCTGAAGGAAATTATTCATCTTTTTGAGCAGGAAGATATTATTCTGAAAAAGCTAACGCAAGCATCTGTTTTTAAACAAACGGACTATCTGAATTTCAAAGTGAATTATCAGCAAAACAAGTTGGCTTTACAACAAAAGTTAAATGAATGGAACGGCAATTACAGTCAGCTGAATTATTTGGCAGGTATTCAGGATGTTCAGACAAAAAATTTGGAAGCACCCGATTTCACAACGCTTTTCCCGCCTGATTATGATAATAGTATTTACGCAGACACTTACAAAACTGACAGTCTGAAATTAGTCAACGACAAAAAAATTATCGAGTTAGATTACAAACCCAAACTTTCGGCTTATGCTGACGGTGGTTATTCATCTTCACTTATGGTTACACCTTACAAAAACTTTGGGTATAGTGTAGGTTTGAGTTTGAAAGTGCCTATTTATGATGGCAAGAAGAAAAAAATGTTACTGCAACAAAACGAAATTCAATTGGACAACCAAAAGCAATTTTATAAGTTTAACAAAACGCAATACCAACAGAAAAAAGCAATGATAGAAAAGCAAATTGCCAATTATGACAAGATGATTACAATGGCAAAAGAACAGCTCTCATATTCAAAAACATTAATTGAAGCCAACTTGAAACAAGTGCCAACAGGCGATGTAAAAGTAACGGATTTCATTCTTTCTATCAATAATTATTTGATTTTAAAAACAGGTATTATCCAAAACGAATTACAAAGAAATATTTTACTCAACAATCTTCAAAACTTAATTCTATGAAAATAGTCCCTATAATTTCCATTCTGTTTTTTATTGGTTTTATTTCGTGTAAAAACGATAAAGCAGCAACGGAAACTGTTCAAGAACCTGAAGTTGCTTCAAAAACACCTGTAAAAATTGGTTATGCCACAGATACCGTTTCTTTAGACCAAAGTATTACGCTGAATGCAACGGCAGCTTATCTTTTAAAATCCGATGTCAAAGCCAATACAACGGGCTATATCACGCAAGTCAACATCAAATTAGCCGACCAAGTTGGGCGTGGTCAAACCTTGTTTATGTTACAGACAAAAGAAGCCCGAGCTTTGGGAAATACCATCAATAAGTTGGACAAAAGTTTTCGGTTTTCGGGTACAAGCAGCGTACAAAGTCCGAGTAGTGGCTATGTTGATATGCTGAATCACCAGATTGGCGATTACGTGCAGGATGGCGAAGTCTTGGCAAGTGTTACCGACCAAAGCAGCTTCGGTTTTGTAATGAACGTTCCTTACGAATATAATCAGTTAGTCAATCTTGGTAATCGTTTGGATGTTTTGCTTCCTGATAACAGAATTTTATCAGGATATGTGGCGAAGATAATGCCCAATGTTGACCCAGTTTCTCAAACCGAAAAAGTATTAGTGAAAGTAAATAATGGTGGTAAGATTCCAGAAAATCTTATCGCAAAAATAGCTTTGACCAAAGACCGAAAGAGCGGTATTGCTGTTCCCAAATCATCTGTTTTGACGGATGATGTTCAATCGGAATTTTGGGTGATGAAATTAATTAACGATACTACTGCCATAAAAACCGTCATTGAAAAAGGTTTGGAGAATGATAAATGGGTAGAATTAAAATCAAACAATATCAGTCTGAAAGACAGATTGTTGACTTCAGGAAATTTTGGTTTGTCAGATACCGCTTATGTTAAAATTGAAAAATAACTCTGCAATGGATAAGAACCCCTTTTATCTAAAATACAAAAATCCGTTATTGGTATTGGTTTTACTAACTATTATGGGCGGCGTTTTTTCGTACACAAAAATCAAATCTGCATTATTTCCGCAAATTACTTTTCCTAAAATAAAAGTTATAGCCGATGCAGGTCAGCAACCTGTTGACCAAATGACGGTTATGGTTACACGCCCTTTGGAAAATGTCATTAAACAAGTTCCCGATCTGGAAGTGATTAAAAGCACGACAAGCCGTGGCAGTTGTGAGATTTCTGCATTTATGAATTGGAAGTCGAATATTGATATTAGTCAGCAACAAATTGAAGGCAAAATCAATCAAATCAAGAATCAACTTCCTGCTGATATTAATATCACGGTTGAAAAAATGAATCCTTCTATATTGCCTGTGATGGGATTTACGCTCACTTCGTCTTCCATTTCTGATATTGAACTAAAGCAAATGGCTTTATACACAATAAAACCTTTTCTTTCGCAAGTAAAAGGCGTTAGTGATATTCGTGTGATTGGCGGTAAAGACAAAGAGTTTTGGGCGGTGTTAAAGCCCGATATGATGTCGAGTTTAGGCTTGTCACCTGATAAAGTTTCGCAAGCATTGAACGGCACTAATTTCATCAAATCCAACGGCTATTCTTCCGACTATCGCTACTTGTATTTAACCCTAACGAATACCCAACTAAAAAATCTCGACCAACTTCAAAATTTAGTCATTCAGAACGATGGCAACCGTATTATTTATTTTAGGGACATTGCCGATATTAATATTCACGAAGCCAAACAATACATAAAAGTC
Encoded proteins:
- a CDS encoding primase-helicase family protein, with protein sequence MTSEIPYLRVGTTYYKTIEKPLISGDKISILVRWNRETIISDYGKTYLSQIPKYDGFCCIPSHLNYEKIIEGFYNMYNKIPYQPIEESLNSYALKEKIQFSLNFMEHIFGEQFELGLDYIKILLEKPTQMLPILCLVSKERSTGKSTFIKWLKSIFGLNMTYIKGDSFNSQFNSDWASMLIVAIDEVFFDKKEITERLKYLSTTDKDKKEAKGKDREEVEFFGKFILCSNNEDNFIQIDEEEIRFWIIKVKSIKTENTEFLQNLIKEIPYFLRYLIQRSFCSQKQTRMWFTDSEIRTKALQKLVWKNNNKLESKIIELLYEFFESTEENEIQVIPQDIFNMLGRMFRNHYWTVNDIRKLLKETWKLEPQNNSLAYIKYDIDYSGSFYQNNKTGRYFTIKKDFILQKFDEMMN
- a CDS encoding toprim domain-containing protein — protein: MNCKQFNSVKLEEILVSLGHHPTKQNEKEAWFLNPFYTETQASFKINKNLNYWYLHSEGIGGNNVDFMKKYLNESVKEVLEWAEKQNFSSFQQQNVIHSINSKPNYQITEIKKLQNEHLKSYLHQRGLSKVVYPLVKEIHFTIGEKKLYAIGFENFSGGWELRNSFYKGSLQKKDISIVNLNNENQNETGKRIVVFEGFMDALSFVEMKPFFIGDLLVMNSISLLNRTKEHLKIYSEIHLFLDNDKAGETCKNEILKSFPEAKNHSEIYALHKDLNDYLQFKNNTEIEKKQQIDLKSKQEQEESEIYQTYKRKR
- a CDS encoding response regulator transcription factor, yielding MKILIIEDEKELAKSIAEYLSTENYLCEKAATFHEAMYKIEIFNYDCILLDITLPDGNGLKILEELKKQQKQDGVIIISAKNSLEDKIKGLQIGADDYLTKPFHLSELAARVYSIIRRKQFDNTNIIQQNELTIDLLAKTASANNKPIILTKKEFDLLLYFIGNKNRVLSKSTLAEHLSGDFADMLDNHDFVYAHVKNLKKKLSEAGCETYLKTVYGTGYKWEVV
- a CDS encoding sensor histidine kinase; protein product: MKPLLNKTIKPFLIYVLIIFMVSVPVYYFVIDNIWKSELDEHNKMAAFAVQYNFNRLKLSDVELEKNIELWNQVQPNSKLQKVGSDDDLKNRIYTETNKNIFIQSQEPDRFRILSTVVYINKKPYRLTTQTNIEESGETIGVIIIMTVFFFILIVVGLLLLTKKLSNSIWKPFQNTLAQLKKFNLTKQTELIFEPTDTLEFTELNDSLQKLIAQNVNVFKSQKEFTENASHELQTPLAILKNKLDILLQSEGLTEKQYHIAEEMHTALNRSSRINKNLLLLTKIESHQFDDTEIINLTELMNQSILIFEEYFEKKEMKIDTQIDQNITIKGNNGLVEVLINNLLLNAIRYTESKGNINIELSKNSLQISNSGHKSLNSDLVFKRFIQLSQEKSGSGLGLSIVEKITQFHHWNISYQFENNRHIFSIAF
- a CDS encoding TolC family protein gives rise to the protein MQRIVFILWLMLINSSVFSQNTLQDYQQIAEQNSPLLKTSQNNIKIAALDSLMLKANYGFNVNVLGDASYTPVIKGWGYDNAIRNGQSLSGIVQVTKDIIGKDNLKTRTQIYSIAIEQLKNQRKLDALTLKRLITEQYLFAYSNQKEYEVLKEIIHLFEQEDIILKKLTQASVFKQTDYLNFKVNYQQNKLALQQKLNEWNGNYSQLNYLAGIQDVQTKNLEAPDFTTLFPPDYDNSIYADTYKTDSLKLVNDKKIIELDYKPKLSAYADGGYSSSLMVTPYKNFGYSVGLSLKVPIYDGKKKKMLLQQNEIQLDNQKQFYKFNKTQYQQKKAMIEKQIANYDKMITMAKEQLSYSKTLIEANLKQVPTGDVKVTDFILSINNYLILKTGIIQNELQRNILLNNLQNLIL
- a CDS encoding efflux RND transporter periplasmic adaptor subunit, which gives rise to MKIVPIISILFFIGFISCKNDKAATETVQEPEVASKTPVKIGYATDTVSLDQSITLNATAAYLLKSDVKANTTGYITQVNIKLADQVGRGQTLFMLQTKEARALGNTINKLDKSFRFSGTSSVQSPSSGYVDMLNHQIGDYVQDGEVLASVTDQSSFGFVMNVPYEYNQLVNLGNRLDVLLPDNRILSGYVAKIMPNVDPVSQTEKVLVKVNNGGKIPENLIAKIALTKDRKSGIAVPKSSVLTDDVQSEFWVMKLINDTTAIKTVIEKGLENDKWVELKSNNISLKDRLLTSGNFGLSDTAYVKIEK